The following DNA comes from Alosa alosa isolate M-15738 ecotype Scorff River chromosome 13, AALO_Geno_1.1, whole genome shotgun sequence.
AACTTCTCTGGAATGTTTTATGTGCATGGTTGGCCTGGTGACATGGTCAATTAGGCAGTAACTGCATGCATGAGAAATGGGAAATGCACTTTATTACATTATCGGGGATAATGACACCATCAGGTTTTATTACATGCCTTTTCAGGTACGACAGGGCTGCACCCCACTGATGCATGACTTTCCAATGTTTATATCATATTTCACATACAGAGTCTTCTgcaaaaagaagcaaaaaatgCCAGGCTGTAAAATAAAAAGCATACTTGGGCAGTGCCTGGGCAATGAATGACCAGGTGGGCGGAAAAGGCTGTTTTCACCAGGAGATCTTCATGTTTCCAAACAAGTCCCAGCTGCGTAATTCACCTCATTCATGTGGCAGCCAATGTAAACCAAAATGAGGAAATGTAtccaaatagggtagcagtagtacACACCCCGCACGAGGGGGGCCACTATcccccatttatgcagtgatcgggcttTAGTGTTTTCTAATAGTTGCTGCAACTTGCAGTTATGAGAAAATTGAGCATACATTTTGAACCAAAGGTGATTGATTTTGTTTCTGTAAATGTTCTATCTCTCATACACTATATCTACAATAGATATTAGGTAAATTATGTATACCATTTTAAAGGGCTggttctcctgattacaatggtgggtatattTGATCTCTGCCATGTAGCATGTCCACACAATAAACTTTTTTGAGTCACGAGGGCATCAAGTACTGTATGAAAAAACAGAATGTTTTGTGCCGTCTGCAAAGTTCTAATacatttatcataacttttgaacaaaaggtgacaaattgattctgttttttcacTGAGTAGaataagttacagtatgttctcctcaaacttattaattatattGTATACCATTTAAAAGGGTTATTTCTCTTGATTTCAATGGTGGGTAAAttatatctctgtcatgtagtAAAATcctacaataagcctttttaaCCATGAGGCAATCGAGTAAGCACAGTCTCTAATTTTGAATAGTATCGCAGCCAAGATAAGAGCCAAGAAAAAAAGTATTACAAACTAGTAAAGTCAGCtaaattaaagctgcagttggcaagtctgacagatgtaggggacttagccaaaattttgaatgtttacaactctcatgcccctcccccactaccacccagcaccctctcatcgagtttgtgcttgtcagtgcgcaccagactgtgattgatagtaaaatctcacacagccctgctctgattggaccagaagaaccgggagctgtggatttttgcaaaacaaataacaggctctaggtggaggtagaagtgcggggttttttctaaaaccggctgaattatgttgttctgtcggagcatagtgtttATTCAGTGAATATGACCAAAAAAATCTTGcctactgcagctttaagtaaagtgactggtatttagcagactgATAAATTAGTATAAATAAAGTGAGTTAAATTAAGTAGCTAATTTACTAACTAACTAGTGATTAagtgactgatatttagcagactAATAAACTACAGTAGTAAAGTGAGTTAAATTAAGCAAAGTGACTGGTATTTAGCGGACAAATTGTCCAAATTGATGTGAACTCGCATTGGTGGATTTAGGAATCGAACCTGGGCCAACTGATTGTGAGGTGCAAATATTTACTGCTCCACTATGTCCATACATGTAGAGTCAAAATACTAGTTCCTTTGATAAAATCATTGTGCTTTACACCTCCTATTATTGCAGGACTTCAGAAGCACAGGACGTCGTTAACATGGCAAAGACAAATGTTCTTTTTGGTGCTGTCATCGTAGCATCTTGTTTTCTCCTCAGTGCATCAACAGGTATTCAATTCAGTTTATTATAGATGAACagtacatagtacatatatttCCTGTACATGGTATGTATATTTCCAGTACATAACATATTTGATTTGTTTTATGAACTTCAGGTACTTTCTGACATTGGTAAAAATTGTAATTTGACTATTGTTAATCTGAAAGCTTCTCTTTTATTTTGATGAGAATGTATCTTTCTCCCAGAATGTATAGAAGAGAAGACTGTCGCTGATATTGTCTTCCTGGTTGATGGATCTGAGAGTATTGGAACTGAGAACTTCCAGCGTATCCGGTATTCCTCCACACTCTGGTCGACGGCTTTGATGTTAGTCCTGATCATGTCCGTATTGGCATGGTGCAGTACAGCAACATTATGCACACAGAGTTCAGTCTCAACACCTATCAGAATAAAGCACAGATTCTTGAGCACATTGACAAGCTGGGTTATATAATGGGGAAAACACTAACTGGCGAGGGACTGAACTTCATCCTGAAGGAGCACTTTGTGCAAAGTGCAGGAAGCCGTGCCAGTGAAAAAGTGCCCCAGATAGCTGTTGTTATCACAGACGGCATGGCAGACGACGATGTGGGGCCACATGCGATGGATCTAAAGAATCAGGGGATCATCGTTTACGCCATCGGTGTCAAAGATGCAGTTGAGTTGGAGCTGAGACAGATTGCTAGTGAACCTCAGGACCAGCATGTGTACAGCGTCTCTGACTTCACTGCTCTTCAGAGCATCACTCAGAAGATCGTCCAGAAGCTGTGCTTCGAGGTGGAGGAGGTCATAAGTCACACCACTCAGGTGGTCATCAGTCACACCATAACTCAGGTTTCTACAGGTAATGCCATTCATTTACAATGACGTGATAATTTTGGTTGGTTGCATATGTTTTGTAAATACAAATACTATAAGGTACAAGGGAGGAAATGGTCAGAGTAAGCAGGATAAGAGTTGTATAATAAGTTAAACTTTTCCTCTTTCTATCCTTTCAGATTGTCAGCATGCAACCGTTGCTGACATTGTGTTCCTTGTGGATTGCTCGGGTAGCATTGGTCACGATAGCTTTAACCAGATGAAGCAGTTCCTCAAGTCATTTGTGAGTGGACTACCTGTAGCCAAACACCAGGTGCGCATAGGCCTAGCACAGTTTGATCATCAAACCTACCAGGAGTTCCTGCTGAAGGATCATGATAACGTCAAAGATGTACTTGACAGAATTGACCAACTTCAGTATCATAAAGGAGCAACTTATTTGGGCAGTGCCCTTACCTTCCTTCAGGAAAACTACTTTACCCCAGAGGGGGGCAGCCGAGACAGTGTTCCTAAAATTGCCATCGTGATAACAGATGGCGCCTCCATGGATGCAGTGGCTGAACCAGCCCTAAAGTTACGGAGCCATGGGGTTGTCATCTTCGCCGTTGGTGTTGGATACTATGATGCTGCACAGCTAAGAACAGTCGCTAGCAGTCCTAGCGAGCAATTCTTGATCAGCATCCACGACTACCAGGAGCTGCAGAAAGTAATGGACAACATGCGGAAAACAGTTTGCACCTCGGTGGAGATTCAAGCACAGGGTAGAGTATGATTGTGTTCCTCACAGCTCTCAGAGACACTTACAGATCAATTTGGTCCGAATGATAAAAGGCTTGTCTAGAACTATcttaaaggtgctataagcgTTGCaacgcggtttctaagctaaaacatttttttgtcacatacagctaacatcacctcaccatccgctagctgcctgtgcccgaatacactgtaaaaaaacacggTCTCCGTGGACAGcctaggctccaaaaacggccacaaaacaacttgggccaaccttgcccataaaaacataacaaactgttccagcaaatcaccgaTGAGATGCGTATTTGGGAccgtttcaattgcacgggagggagagggagagtcgtgagctagctctctgttttgtttgaacagaacagagtcaacagaagtgacgttaccctgcATCGCCTATAGCACCTTTAAGGAagatattgtaggctacattatttatGCATCTCCATTGTAATTATatttttccttccttctctgTCTAATGTACGATATTATATCCACATTGGTCGGTTATGGCAGTATTTAAAAATTCTGTTTTTATGACTTGTTTCAGTTTTAGCACCAAAATATGCTGAAGTTTTCTTCCTTGTGGACAGTTCAGCTCAGTCCCATATTCAGGCCATAAGAGAAATGCTCATTCGACTAGCCAACCAACTCAATGTAAACAAGGAAGGCAATCGCATGGGCCTGGCTCAGTATGGGTCTACTGTTTCTGTGGAGTTTCAGCTGGACCAGTACACCTCTGAATCTGAAGTTGTGGATCATATCAAAAGGTTTACATTGACAGGTAGTCAGATGCGTAAAACTGGAGGAGCAATATCTTATGCCAGCCATAATTTTTTCTCCTTGGAGGATGGCACCCGAGGATATAAGCAGTATTTGGTGCTCATTATTTCGGGGAAATCAGATGATAATGTGATGGAAGCGTCAAACGTTATTAAAGATCAAGGTGTGACTGTACTTACTGTTGGGCTTGACCAAGCTGACCGGGTGGAGCTTGAAATCATTGCAACACAGTCTTATGTCTTTATTGGACAATGCACTCAACAGATAATACAAGGCATAGCTACTGCTGACAATACCATCGACATCAAAGATACTGTCAAAGAGAAGATTCAGGGCATCTCTCAAATGATCGTCCATGTGCTCTGCACCACCGTTGTGACCGCGGAGCCCAAGAATCCGACCATTGTGATGCCGGGGAAGGAGCCCAAGAATCCGACCATTGTGGTGACCACAAAGAAGCCCAAAAATCCAACAAACGTGGTGATCGTGGCCAaaactcctcctgctcctcctcagaCCTCTCATTGTTCCGAAGGTAGTGCAGGTCATTTATCAGAAGGTGGACATAATAATAATGGACAATACATTCAACATACTAAACAAGACATCAAGATACTTTTTGACTCTGAGAAGATCCCCAAAGTTTCTCATGGTAAGTACTGTTATAATTTACTTGTGATGGTTAACTGTGTGAAATGCTGGCCAGTTTAATCTCATATGGTGactgaaaacaaacaagagTTATATTCAAGACTTGTCTCATCATCTCTGCCACTATTGTGATATAATGTTACTGGTGAGCAGTCTCTGCTGGATAATATTGGTATTACAACCAGTGAAAAAGGCAATAGCCTGGCAAACCAGTGTTTGCCAAGATGTGCTTTCTTCATGAGCTGGGAGGACACAAAATCGATATAGAAATAGTTTTAGTTTTTTTCAGTGATTTTCAGTAAGATTATTAAGCAGTTTGTTTCTGATGATTGTAAAtttagcaataataataataataataataataataataaactttatttggatagcacctttcatacacagaatgcagctcaaagtgcttaaCATTtggaacatgtaacacaataataaaaaagaatcagtcattcctcttcgttgctgtgatggattatgatccaatcagcaaaatatcagaaatatagaaaagaacatgtaacacaatagaaacaaatctgtctgtctgatcaGTCTGATGTATGAGCTTATACCAAATGTAATCAGGCTaatttgtatatgtgtatagtcataatgtgttatgtgtgtttctttattAGACTGTATCCAAACAGACAAAGCAGATATCTATTTTTTGATTGACCACTCAACCAGCATTCGCTACAAGGATTTTCGGCATAttaaaaagtttgttttggagCTCATATGGATGTTTCGTATTGGCCCGCACAAAGTACGTGTTGGCCTGGTAAAGTTTTCAAACAGTCCAAAGCTGGAGTTCAGACTGTCTCaatacacagacagagagtCTCTGGAGGACGCTGTGATCGCTGTCCACCAAACCGGTGGTAACACCTACATCGGACATGCTTTAAATTTCATGAGTCCACTTTTTAAAGAAACTATGGAGGACCGTGGTCATGCGGTTCCCAAGTACCTCATTGTAATAACAGATGCAAACTCACATGACAATGTTGAAGTGCCAGCAAAGCGGCTTCGCCAGCAGGGAATCACCATCTATGCCATTGGTTTGAAGGGTGCCAATGAGAGGGAGCTGGATTACATTTCTGGTGACCCTAAGAGGAAGTACTTAATTAATAACTTTAATGCCTTCATACCAATGAAGGATGATATTGTGAAAGACATATGCTCTCAATCAGGTGAACTAAAtgcttttttaaaattattatttccaAGCTGTTCTGTGGATCAAATTAGTTTGACCAATCTTTGATTTATCCTCCACAGCATGCAAGAACATGCTGGCTGATGTCATATTCCTGGTGGACGGCTCTGGGAGCATTGACTCGGATGAATTCTACAAGATAAAGAGATTCATCAATGTGCTGATTCAGCGCTCCATCCAGGTCCATCCCGACGCCGTGCGTGTGGGTCTGCTGCAGTACAGCGGCACCCTAAGGGTGGAGTACACGCTGTGCGCCCCCCAAACTCTCAGGGGCTTCTTGCAGACGGTGAACTTCATGCGGCAGCTGAGTGGGACCACTCTGACTGGTGGAGCTCTCAGTCTCACTTCACAGTTCTTTGACACCTCAAAGGGCGGGCGTCCCGGCGTCCCAAAGATCCTTATCGTTCTGACCGATGGAGAGGCACGGGATGATGTGGTGAGGCCCGCGCAAGCTCTGAGGAGGAAGAACATCATCATCTACTCCGTTGGTGTGGAGCGTGCCAACGTCACCCAACTGAGGGAGATTAGTGGCCGCCCGAGCAGGCTGTTTATGGAGACAAACTTTGATGCCCTCCAGAATTTGGAGAGTGATATTTTGCCTAAGATCTGTCAGCCCGACAAGCCTGACACTACTTACAAGCCAGACAAGCCGGACACCACTCACATGCCAGACACTACTGACAAAACTGTCATTAGTAAGTAGTTGTACACTGTCTATCCCTTtacctccatcactctctctctctatcactctctctctttctgtccctttaCCGCCATCagtcactctctttctgtcccttcACCTCCATcactttcctctctccatcactctttctctatctctctcattcactctctatccctctctctccatcactctctctctctatcactttctCCACCACTCCCATTCacaatctctccctctgtctctctctccaccactgtCTACCTCtcaatttctccctctctcactctctctctctcacacacacacaactacaagtGTGTTGTTTCTGTTCCCTTGTAGATTGCTCAACAACTCAGGTGGCGGATATGATCTTCCTGGTGGATGGCTCATCCAGTATTTATCCGGATCAATACAAGAGCATGGAGCGCTTTATGATGTCAGTCGTTGACAGCATGAATGTCGGTGAGGACCATGTCCGTTTTGGGGCCATTGTCTACTCAACCGCCGCAGAGTCAAAGTTCACTCTGAACCAGTTCAAAACCGCAGAGGAAGTACGGAATGCCATAGCGAACCTTAACCAGCCAGGAGGAATCACCTCCACTGGTGCTGCTCTTCGCTATGCACTGGACTACTTTGGACAATCGTATGGTGGCCGTCGGGAGAAAAAAGTCCCCCAGATCCTTTTTGTAATTACTGATGGAGCTGCCACAGACCCTGAATTGCTTCCTGTATCGTCTCTAGAGGTCCTGAGTGAAGGCATCATGATATATGGCATTGGGGTGGCTGGGGCCATGATGACTGAGCTGCAGGTAATGACGGGAGGCAAAAATAAGAGGGTCTTTTATGTGGACAATTTTGATGCTTTGGAGACCCTACAAAAGAAGATCTCCAAAGAGCTTTGCGAAGACGACAAACAAAGTAAGTTCTCTTTTTTGACCACATGAACAGCCTCAGGCAGTTCAGTTCTCCCATTTATGCTGGATTATGTACAGTAGTTCTGTTGCTTTGAAGGTTTTgaagtttttttcttgttaaagGGACCCTATGCAGTTTTGGAAATTTCGCTATTTTCTCGCTTTTTGCTCACAGTTTTCTCTACAgagcagagctccccctacagcttcagagtatatatTTTACGATACTCCTCGCTCTGCCAGTCTGTTGTTTCTTCTCTCCCTATTCCTCCGCCAACGGTTTACTTACTTTCGGCTTTATTTCGCCGGCTTTGCCATGacaaatgtctgagaaacttcATCGCcaccttgttctagccggtgcctggcgtgtatgtgtgtagtgccgtaaagcaatttgttcCATTGCAAGACCGCAAGACTTTCTGACTCTCTGAGGCCAGCAGCTTACCGgaccaaagttgcaaggctggtttttcCGCTCAGAGACGTTAAGGCTAAGCGAGACGACTACCATTCAACCcggaaaaagtcatataaccatttcaatgacttcaagGCTGTTAAGTTAACggaaattaagctaaaaaagctgcatagttcccctttaagtaGAAAAAAGAAGTAACTTATTTTTGGAAGGTTAGGTTTATTTAAGATTATATTAATATGTACTTCATGTTTTTTAGATGTGAGTCTAAGGCCCTGAGTTTGGCGGCGGAGCGGGAAACGGTAAACTACGTCAAGGCTGGGGCTCTGAAATGGGCGAGACCTCTCTGGTGAAGTGAATTTGAATAAACCAATGACATGCATCCTGCGATATTGGCTGCAAGACATCAACCCGTCATGACAGGGTGTcaaaaacagtagcctataaatgTGTCATTGTGTCATTAAAGTCATTTGTTGAATTGATATTTGGGGTTCAGAGTGGTTTCACTTCATTATTCAAACTAATCTCTAATCTCCACGTCATGCGTGACACTAATTAAATGAGTGTCTAACCAAACTTCAGTTCAAGTTCACAAGCCTGTTGACATTCACACCCTCTGTTTCCATATACGATTTTGCTGATATTTCAAGTAGTCTGGGCTAATGTCCAAAGGATTGTCTTTTTGCAAGTTCCGAATATATGGATGGATTATGGCTTGATGAAAAAAGGAACGACCCCAGGCTATGGCATGGTACAAATCAGGCCTAGTCGTGTCATTGCTGTTCGATCTTAGTCAGCTCCATCTGTTCATAGAGTAAGTGCTTAATTTGGAAAATAGTAGATGCATGAGAACCATGCAGGGGCTCAAAGGTATTGTCACTTAAACACTctaaaacataggctacaaaacCCATACATAGACAACaacagttatatatatatatatataacttttgatcccgtgaggg
Coding sequences within:
- the LOC125306072 gene encoding LOW QUALITY PROTEIN: collagen alpha-4(VI) chain-like (The sequence of the model RefSeq protein was modified relative to this genomic sequence to represent the inferred CDS: inserted 1 base in 1 codon), whose amino-acid sequence is MTSEAQDVVNMAKTNVLFGAVIVASCFLLSASTECIEEKTVADIVFLVDGSESIGTENFQRIRXFLHTLVDGFDVSPDHVRIGMVQYSNIMHTEFSLNTYQNKAQILEHIDKLGYIMGKTLTGEGLNFILKEHFVQSAGSRASEKVPQIAVVITDGMADDDVGPHAMDLKNQGIIVYAIGVKDAVELELRQIASEPQDQHVYSVSDFTALQSITQKIVQKLCFEVEEVISHTTQVVISHTITQVSTDCQHATVADIVFLVDCSGSIGHDSFNQMKQFLKSFVSGLPVAKHQVRIGLAQFDHQTYQEFLLKDHDNVKDVLDRIDQLQYHKGATYLGSALTFLQENYFTPEGGSRDSVPKIAIVITDGASMDAVAEPALKLRSHGVVIFAVGVGYYDAAQLRTVASSPSEQFLISIHDYQELQKVMDNMRKTVCTSVEIQAQVLAPKYAEVFFLVDSSAQSHIQAIREMLIRLANQLNVNKEGNRMGLAQYGSTVSVEFQLDQYTSESEVVDHIKRFTLTGSQMRKTGGAISYASHNFFSLEDGTRGYKQYLVLIISGKSDDNVMEASNVIKDQGVTVLTVGLDQADRVELEIIATQSYVFIGQCTQQIIQGIATADNTIDIKDTVKEKIQGISQMIVHVLCTTVVTAEPKNPTIVMPGKEPKNPTIVVTTKKPKNPTNVVIVAKTPPAPPQTSHCSEGSAGHLSEGGHNNNGQYIQHTKQDIKILFDSEKIPKVSHDCIQTDKADIYFLIDHSTSIRYKDFRHIKKFVLELIWMFRIGPHKVRVGLVKFSNSPKLEFRLSQYTDRESLEDAVIAVHQTGGNTYIGHALNFMSPLFKETMEDRGHAVPKYLIVITDANSHDNVEVPAKRLRQQGITIYAIGLKGANERELDYISGDPKRKYLINNFNAFIPMKDDIVKDICSQSACKNMLADVIFLVDGSGSIDSDEFYKIKRFINVLIQRSIQVHPDAVRVGLLQYSGTLRVEYTLCAPQTLRGFLQTVNFMRQLSGTTLTGGALSLTSQFFDTSKGGRPGVPKILIVLTDGEARDDVVRPAQALRRKNIIIYSVGVERANVTQLREISGRPSRLFMETNFDALQNLESDILPKICQPDKPDTTYKPDKPDTTHMPDTTDKTVINCSTTQVADMIFLVDGSSSIYPDQYKSMERFMMSVVDSMNVGEDHVRFGAIVYSTAAESKFTLNQFKTAEEVRNAIANLNQPGGITSTGAALRYALDYFGQSYGGRREKKVPQILFVITDGAATDPELLPVSSLEVLSEGIMIYGIGVAGAMMTELQVMTGGKNKRVFYVDNFDALETLQKKISKELCEDDKQNVSLRP